The following coding sequences are from one Streptomyces venezuelae window:
- a CDS encoding response regulator transcription factor: protein MEQTHTSHNGATAMPGAQRRVLVVEDDPTIVDAIAARLRAEGFVVQTAGDGPSAVDTAQAWQPDLLILDIMLPGFDGLEVCRRVQAQRPVPVLMLTARDDETDMLVGLGVGADDYMTKPFSMRELAARVHVLLRRVERAALAATTPRSGILRLGELEIDHAQRRVRVRSEDVHLTPTEFDLLVCLANTPRAVLSREQLLAEVWDWADASGTRTVDSHIKALRRKIGAERIRTVHGVGYALETPTP from the coding sequence ATGGAGCAGACACACACCTCCCACAACGGCGCCACGGCGATGCCGGGCGCCCAGCGCCGGGTGCTGGTGGTCGAGGACGACCCGACGATCGTCGACGCCATCGCGGCCCGGCTGCGCGCCGAGGGTTTCGTCGTGCAAACGGCCGGGGACGGCCCCTCGGCGGTCGACACCGCCCAGGCGTGGCAACCCGACCTGCTGATTCTCGACATCATGCTGCCGGGCTTCGACGGCCTGGAGGTGTGCCGCCGGGTGCAGGCCCAGCGGCCCGTCCCGGTCCTCATGCTCACCGCGCGTGACGACGAGACGGACATGCTCGTCGGGCTCGGCGTCGGCGCGGACGACTACATGACCAAGCCGTTCTCGATGCGCGAGCTCGCGGCCCGCGTGCACGTCCTGCTGCGCCGGGTCGAGCGGGCCGCCCTCGCCGCGACGACGCCGCGCAGCGGCATCCTGCGCCTCGGCGAGCTGGAGATCGACCACGCCCAGCGGCGGGTCCGGGTGCGCAGCGAGGACGTCCACCTGACGCCCACCGAGTTCGACCTGCTGGTCTGCCTGGCCAACACCCCGCGCGCCGTCCTGTCGCGCGAGCAGCTCCTCGCCGAGGTGTGGGACTGGGCCGACGCGTCCGGCACCCGCACCGTCGACAGCCACATCAAGGCGCTGCGCCGGAAGATCGGCGCCGAGCGGATCCGTACGGTGCACGGCGTGGGATACGCGCTGGAGACCCCCACCCCGTGA
- a CDS encoding spermidine synthase — MHTHTTAPVVLDRREGPHGEVVLRRHGELLQIIANGCFLMDTSDGRSERLLVDAARDALDDRPAPTLLLGGLGVGFSLAHAAADPRWGRITVVEREQAIIDWHRGGPLAELSGAALRDTRARILHTDLVSYVSGATESYDALCLDIDNGPDWTVTEGNNSLYSPAGLAACKARLNPGGVLAVWSAQPSSAFDDALRNAGFQRVRTEEIPVARGVPDVVHLGVRAA; from the coding sequence ATGCACACCCACACCACCGCCCCCGTCGTGCTCGACCGGCGCGAGGGTCCTCACGGCGAGGTCGTCCTGCGGCGCCACGGTGAGCTGCTGCAGATCATCGCCAACGGCTGTTTCCTGATGGACACCTCCGACGGCCGCTCCGAGCGCCTGCTCGTCGACGCGGCCCGCGACGCCCTCGACGACCGCCCCGCGCCCACCCTCCTCCTCGGCGGCCTCGGCGTCGGCTTCTCCCTCGCGCACGCCGCCGCGGACCCCCGCTGGGGACGCATCACCGTCGTCGAGCGCGAGCAGGCGATCATCGACTGGCACCGCGGCGGACCCCTCGCCGAACTCTCCGGAGCGGCACTGCGCGACACACGTGCGCGAATTCTTCACACCGACCTCGTCTCCTACGTATCCGGAGCCACGGAGTCCTACGACGCGCTCTGTCTCGACATCGACAACGGCCCCGATTGGACGGTGACGGAGGGCAACAACTCCCTTTACTCGCCTGCCGGTCTGGCCGCCTGCAAAGCCCGTCTGAACCCCGGCGGAGTGCTCGCGGTGTGGTCCGCGCAGCCCTCGTCCGCTTTCGACGACGCTCTACGGAATGCCGGATTCCAGAGGGTACGAACCGAAGAGATCCCCGTTGCCCGAGGCGTCCCGGACGTGGTCCACCTCGGCGTCCGGGCTGCGTAG
- a CDS encoding rhomboid-like protein, which translates to MNQSVRPVGAVSDAGTPAVPDAEAPSTLNGIPRQSTPRPPRTGERGARDTAARGSGTATRRPRPWRLLPTPTGTPFTFGYALVLAATSLLTRYADPDVVDSLLHGSSTDVAHLAHSPVLVLVASALWIAGGITSPYAVVFLLVLTALERRVGGLRAAGVFVLGHVVATLATEVPVGLSVLAGHLPDSSLHRLDYGISFGVAASAGALAGLLTPWLRWTVLVCFGGMLVDDLIAFTDPMTNWGHLLALAVGVLTWPLLRRLPAPAGRAASPTASARRPAVAPRRAP; encoded by the coding sequence GTGAACCAGAGCGTGCGGCCCGTCGGGGCCGTGTCCGACGCCGGGACGCCGGCCGTGCCCGACGCCGAGGCGCCGAGCACCCTGAACGGAATCCCGCGGCAGTCGACGCCGCGGCCACCCCGAACGGGGGAGCGCGGCGCACGGGATACGGCGGCCCGGGGCTCCGGCACCGCCACGCGCCGCCCGCGACCGTGGCGGCTCCTGCCCACGCCCACCGGCACACCCTTCACCTTCGGGTACGCCCTGGTGCTCGCCGCCACCTCGCTCCTGACCCGGTACGCCGACCCGGACGTCGTCGACTCGCTGCTCCACGGGTCGAGCACCGACGTCGCGCACCTCGCGCACAGCCCCGTCCTCGTCCTGGTCGCCAGTGCCCTGTGGATCGCGGGCGGCATCACGTCCCCGTACGCGGTGGTGTTCCTGCTGGTGCTCACCGCGCTGGAGCGGCGCGTCGGAGGGCTCCGCGCCGCCGGTGTCTTCGTTCTCGGGCACGTCGTCGCCACGCTCGCGACGGAGGTCCCGGTCGGTCTCTCGGTCCTCGCCGGGCATCTGCCCGACAGCTCGCTGCACCGGCTCGACTACGGCATCAGCTTCGGCGTCGCCGCGAGCGCGGGTGCGCTCGCGGGACTCCTCACGCCGTGGCTGCGGTGGACCGTGCTCGTCTGCTTCGGCGGAATGCTCGTCGACGACCTGATCGCGTTCACCGACCCGATGACGAACTGGGGACACCTGCTCGCCCTGGCGGTCGGCGTCCTCACCTGGCCACTGCTCAGGCGCCTGCCCGCGCCTGCGGGGCGCGCCGCATCGCCCACAGCGTCGGCCCGCCGCCCGGCAGTCGCACCTCGCCGAGCACCGTGA
- a CDS encoding GNAT family N-acetyltransferase — MSRMSTPHAQETARPIPTPATADDAAAIGRTLALAFDDDPMMRWFFPDAATREEGLGRYFATLLTRQYVRHGLCERTSAAASFWVPPGAQDKAVPDAETLAELSEILGDRAPLFRDAVAAAAEHGPQEPHWYLAVLGADPAAQGQGHGAALLRSGLARADEAGVPVYLESSKQANLPVYEHFGFTVLGEVRLPGGGPTLWAMRRAPQARAGA; from the coding sequence ATGAGCCGCATGTCGACACCCCACGCGCAGGAAACGGCGCGCCCCATACCGACGCCCGCGACGGCCGACGACGCCGCCGCGATCGGCCGCACGCTGGCCCTGGCCTTCGACGACGACCCGATGATGCGCTGGTTCTTCCCGGACGCGGCCACGCGCGAGGAGGGGCTCGGGCGGTACTTCGCCACGCTCCTCACCCGGCAGTACGTCCGCCACGGACTCTGCGAGCGCACCTCGGCCGCGGCCTCCTTCTGGGTGCCGCCGGGCGCGCAGGACAAGGCCGTTCCCGACGCGGAGACCCTCGCGGAGCTCTCGGAGATCCTGGGCGACCGCGCCCCGCTGTTCCGTGATGCCGTGGCGGCCGCGGCCGAGCACGGGCCGCAGGAGCCGCACTGGTACCTGGCCGTGCTCGGCGCCGATCCCGCCGCACAGGGGCAGGGGCACGGCGCCGCTCTGCTGCGGTCAGGGCTGGCGCGGGCCGACGAGGCCGGCGTGCCCGTCTACCTGGAGTCGTCCAAGCAGGCCAACCTGCCGGTGTACGAGCACTTCGGCTTCACGGTGCTCGGCGAGGTGCGACTGCCGGGCGGCGGGCCGACGCTGTGGGCGATGCGGCGCGCCCCGCAGGCGCGGGCAGGCGCCTGA
- the lon gene encoding endopeptidase La: MATESASYTSLTLPVLPLDDEVVLPGMVVPFDLSDADVRAAVEAAQAAARSSGDSKPKVLLVPRIDGTYAATGVLGTVEQVGRLSDGDPGALIRGRSRVRIGAGTTGPGAALWVEGTKVDDSVPEPLPGAVTELVKEYKALATSWLKKRGAWQVVDRVTQIDDVAALADNSGYSPFLTTQQKIQLLETEDAVARLKLATAQLREHLAEQDVAETIAKDVQEGVDKQQREFLLRRQLDAVRKELREINGEQEGEESDDYRARVEAADLPEKVREAALKEVDKLERASDQSPEGSWIRTWLDTVLELPWNERTEDEYDIKGAQEILDAEHSGLQDVKERITEYLAVRKRRADRGLGVVGGRRGGAVLALVGPPGVGKTSLGESVAHAMGRKFVRVALGGVRDEAEIRGHRRTYVGALPGRIVRAIKEAGSMNPVVLLDEIDKVGSDFRGDPAAALLEVLDPAQNHTFRDHYLEVELDLSDVVFLATANVLEAIPEALLDRMELVRLDGYTEDEKVVIARDHLLPRQLERAGLDKDEVVLDESALRKLAGEYTREAGVRNLERSVARLLRKVAAQHELGDRELPFTVTDADLRGLIGRPRHVPESAQDPAERRTSVPGVATGLAVTGAGGDVLFVEASLADPETGASGLTLTGQLGDVMKESAQIALSFLRSHGAELELPVGDLKERGVHVHFPAGAVPKDGPSAGVTLTTALASLLSGRLVRTDVAMTGEISLTGRVLPIGGVKQKLLAAHRAGITTVIIPKRNEPDLDDVPAEVLEKLDVHAVTDVRQVLELALTAAEVKIPAAA; encoded by the coding sequence ATGGCTACTGAGTCCGCCTCGTACACTTCGCTCACTCTGCCTGTGCTGCCGCTCGACGACGAGGTGGTCCTGCCCGGCATGGTGGTCCCGTTCGACCTGTCCGACGCCGATGTACGGGCCGCGGTGGAGGCCGCACAGGCCGCCGCCCGCTCCAGTGGCGACAGCAAGCCGAAGGTGCTGCTTGTTCCGCGCATCGACGGGACATACGCCGCGACCGGCGTCCTCGGCACCGTCGAGCAGGTCGGCCGGCTCTCCGACGGCGACCCCGGCGCCCTGATCCGCGGCCGGAGCCGCGTGCGCATCGGCGCGGGCACGACCGGCCCCGGCGCCGCCCTGTGGGTCGAGGGCACGAAGGTCGACGACTCCGTGCCGGAGCCCCTGCCGGGTGCCGTCACCGAGCTCGTCAAGGAGTACAAGGCGCTCGCCACCAGCTGGCTGAAGAAGCGCGGCGCCTGGCAGGTCGTGGACCGCGTCACCCAGATCGACGACGTCGCCGCGCTCGCCGACAACTCCGGATACTCCCCGTTCCTGACCACGCAGCAGAAGATCCAGCTCCTGGAGACCGAGGACGCGGTCGCCCGCCTCAAGCTCGCCACCGCGCAGCTGCGCGAGCACCTCGCCGAGCAGGACGTCGCCGAGACCATCGCCAAGGACGTCCAGGAGGGCGTCGACAAGCAGCAGCGCGAGTTCCTGCTCCGGCGCCAGCTGGACGCCGTCCGCAAGGAGCTGCGCGAGATCAACGGCGAGCAGGAGGGAGAGGAGTCCGACGACTACCGCGCCCGCGTCGAGGCCGCCGACCTGCCCGAGAAGGTCCGCGAGGCCGCCCTCAAGGAGGTCGACAAGCTGGAGCGCGCCAGCGACCAGTCGCCCGAGGGCTCCTGGATCAGGACCTGGCTCGACACCGTCCTCGAACTGCCGTGGAACGAGCGCACCGAGGACGAGTACGACATCAAGGGCGCCCAGGAGATCCTGGACGCCGAGCACTCCGGCCTCCAGGACGTGAAGGAGCGCATCACCGAGTACCTCGCGGTGCGCAAGCGCCGCGCCGACCGCGGCCTCGGCGTCGTCGGCGGCCGACGCGGCGGCGCCGTGCTCGCCCTGGTGGGCCCGCCCGGCGTCGGCAAGACGTCGCTCGGCGAGTCCGTCGCGCACGCCATGGGCCGCAAGTTCGTGCGCGTCGCGCTCGGCGGCGTACGCGACGAGGCGGAGATCCGCGGTCACCGGCGTACGTACGTGGGGGCGCTGCCCGGACGCATCGTGCGGGCCATCAAGGAGGCCGGGTCCATGAACCCGGTCGTGCTCCTCGACGAGATCGACAAGGTCGGTTCGGACTTCCGGGGCGACCCGGCCGCCGCCCTCCTCGAAGTCCTCGACCCGGCCCAGAACCACACCTTCCGCGACCACTACCTGGAGGTCGAGCTCGACCTCAGCGACGTCGTCTTCCTCGCCACCGCCAACGTCCTCGAAGCCATCCCCGAGGCGCTCCTCGACCGCATGGAGCTCGTCCGCCTCGACGGGTACACCGAGGACGAGAAGGTCGTCATCGCCCGCGACCACCTGCTCCCGCGCCAGCTGGAGCGCGCGGGCCTCGACAAGGACGAGGTGGTCCTGGACGAGAGCGCGCTGCGCAAGCTGGCCGGTGAGTACACGCGTGAGGCGGGCGTGCGCAACCTGGAGCGGTCCGTCGCGCGGCTGCTCCGCAAGGTCGCGGCCCAGCACGAACTGGGCGACCGCGAGCTGCCCTTCACGGTCACGGACGCCGACCTGCGCGGCCTGATCGGGCGCCCGCGCCACGTGCCCGAGTCCGCCCAGGACCCGGCGGAGCGGCGCACGTCGGTGCCGGGTGTGGCGACGGGGCTCGCGGTCACCGGGGCGGGCGGCGACGTGCTGTTCGTGGAGGCGTCGCTCGCGGACCCGGAGACGGGTGCCTCCGGGCTCACGCTCACGGGTCAGCTCGGCGACGTCATGAAGGAGTCGGCACAGATCGCGCTGAGCTTCCTGCGCTCGCACGGCGCCGAACTGGAGCTGCCCGTCGGCGACCTGAAGGAGCGGGGCGTGCACGTCCACTTCCCGGCGGGCGCCGTGCCGAAGGACGGCCCGAGCGCGGGCGTCACCCTGACGACCGCCCTCGCGTCGCTGCTCAGCGGCCGTCTGGTCCGCACGGACGTGGCGATGACCGGTGAGATCTCGCTGACCGGCCGCGTCCTGCCGATCGGCGGCGTGAAGCAGAAGCTGCTCGCCGCGCACCGCGCCGGGATCACCACGGTGATCATCCCGAAGCGGAACGAGCCGGACCTCGACGACGTCCCGGCCGAGGTCCTGGAGAAGCTCGACGTGCACGCCGTCACGGACGTGCGCCAGGTGCTCGAACTGGCCCTCACGGCGGCCGAGGTGAAGATCCCGGCAGCCGCGTAG
- a CDS encoding lysozyme gives MPVHRPGPARRSRLSPAGVLLAALSALALLLTLPTAARADDVPERGTARLGQGVIEHDGQGGRPAGGDATQTEGVDVSSHQGNVAWSTLWNSGVKWAYVKATEGTYYKNPYFAQQYNGSYNVGMIRGAYHFATPDTTSGAAQANYFVDNGGGWSRDGKTLPGALDIEWNPYGAACFGKSQSGMVSWIRDFLNTYKARTGRDAVIYTATSWWKQCTGNYSGFGASNPLWIARYNTSPGELPAGWGFHTMWQYTSSGPTVGDHNKFNGALDRVVALANG, from the coding sequence ATGCCCGTGCACAGACCCGGACCGGCCCGCCGCTCGCGCTTGTCGCCGGCGGGGGTTCTCCTCGCAGCACTGTCCGCACTCGCCCTCCTCCTGACGCTCCCCACGGCGGCCAGGGCCGACGACGTCCCCGAACGCGGCACCGCCCGCCTCGGCCAGGGCGTCATCGAACACGACGGCCAGGGCGGCCGCCCCGCGGGCGGTGACGCCACCCAGACCGAGGGCGTCGACGTCAGCAGCCACCAGGGCAACGTCGCCTGGTCGACGCTCTGGAACAGCGGCGTGAAGTGGGCCTACGTGAAGGCCACCGAGGGCACGTACTACAAGAACCCCTACTTCGCCCAGCAGTACAACGGCTCGTACAACGTGGGCATGATCCGCGGCGCGTACCACTTCGCGACGCCGGACACCACGAGCGGCGCCGCGCAGGCGAACTACTTCGTGGACAACGGCGGCGGCTGGTCGCGCGACGGCAAGACGCTGCCGGGCGCACTGGACATCGAATGGAATCCGTACGGGGCGGCCTGCTTCGGCAAGTCCCAGTCCGGGATGGTCAGCTGGATCCGTGACTTCCTGAACACCTACAAGGCCCGCACCGGACGCGACGCGGTCATCTACACCGCGACCAGCTGGTGGAAGCAGTGCACCGGCAACTACAGCGGCTTCGGTGCGAGCAACCCGCTCTGGATCGCCCGCTACAACACGAGTCCGGGCGAGCTCCCGGCCGGCTGGGGCTTCCACACCATGTGGCAGTACACCTCGTCGGGGCCGACGGTCGGTGACCACAACAAGTTCAACGGCGCCCTGGACCGGGTGGTGGCGCTCGCCAACGGCTGA
- a CDS encoding MarR family winged helix-turn-helix transcriptional regulator, which produces MGAAEEGVTPGAQDDDGQGAQEARGEDREFLSLERELSLLLRRARASSGEMARQVHPDLEPAAYGLLVCLDDSGPQRATDLAAFIGVGKATMSRQLRALEELGLVAREPDPADGRAWLIRLTPEGRTRFRTVRAARRARYVRRLASWDRAEVAELARLLGRLNASAEY; this is translated from the coding sequence ATGGGTGCTGCAGAAGAGGGCGTGACGCCCGGCGCGCAGGACGACGACGGGCAGGGTGCGCAGGAGGCACGGGGAGAGGACCGCGAGTTCCTCTCCCTGGAGCGGGAGTTGTCGCTCCTGCTGCGCCGCGCGCGGGCCTCGTCGGGCGAGATGGCCCGGCAGGTCCACCCCGACCTGGAGCCCGCCGCGTACGGGCTGCTCGTCTGCCTGGACGACTCGGGCCCGCAGCGGGCCACCGACCTCGCCGCCTTCATCGGCGTCGGCAAGGCCACGATGAGCCGCCAGCTGCGCGCCCTGGAGGAACTCGGCCTGGTCGCCCGCGAGCCCGACCCCGCCGACGGCCGCGCCTGGCTCATCCGCCTCACGCCCGAGGGCCGCACCCGCTTCCGCACGGTGCGCGCCGCCCGCCGCGCCCGCTACGTGCGGCGGCTCGCGAGCTGGGACCGGGCGGAGGTCGCCGAACTCGCCCGGCTGCTCGGCCGCCTGAACGCGAGCGCGGAGTACTGA
- a CDS encoding protein phosphatase 2C domain-containing protein — protein MRIELATEPGDPARPNEDYASVALPASGQGGSLVLLDGVTPPEGSVGCPHSVPWFTARLGGALGELSVSRRDMTLTEVLAAGITRTAEAHGSTCDLSHPRTPQATVVLVRWDEERVEHLVLSDSALLIAGRDGEVTAILDRRLAELPPAVQALRDQVRALPRGSAERDVAARAYSAAVEALRNAEDGFFTAASDPSAAGRAVTGELPRADVTAVAALTDGAGRWVETFREGDWADCFALLRKQGPRHLVDQVRELERADPDRLAFPRGKRHDDAAVVYAEW, from the coding sequence ATGCGTATCGAACTCGCCACCGAGCCCGGTGACCCCGCACGCCCCAACGAGGACTACGCGTCGGTCGCGCTTCCCGCGTCCGGACAGGGCGGATCGCTCGTCCTCCTCGACGGTGTGACCCCGCCCGAGGGGTCGGTGGGCTGTCCGCATTCCGTCCCTTGGTTCACTGCGCGACTCGGCGGCGCACTGGGGGAACTGTCCGTTTCACGCCGGGATATGACGCTCACTGAGGTCCTGGCGGCCGGCATCACGCGTACCGCCGAGGCGCACGGTTCAACCTGTGACCTTTCTCACCCACGCACCCCTCAGGCAACCGTGGTGCTCGTGCGGTGGGACGAGGAGCGCGTCGAGCACCTCGTCCTGTCCGACTCGGCTCTCCTCATCGCGGGCCGCGACGGCGAGGTGACAGCGATCCTCGACCGGCGCCTCGCCGAACTGCCGCCTGCCGTGCAGGCCCTGCGCGACCAGGTGCGCGCCCTGCCCCGCGGCTCCGCGGAGCGGGACGTCGCGGCTCGTGCCTACAGCGCGGCGGTCGAGGCGCTGCGCAACGCGGAGGACGGCTTCTTCACGGCCGCGTCCGACCCGTCGGCCGCCGGGCGCGCGGTCACCGGTGAGCTGCCGCGCGCGGACGTCACGGCGGTGGCGGCGCTCACCGACGGGGCCGGGCGGTGGGTCGAGACGTTCCGCGAGGGCGACTGGGCCGACTGCTTCGCGCTGCTGCGCAAGCAGGGGCCGCGGCACCTGGTGGACCAGGTGCGGGAGTTGGAACGCGCGGACCCGGACCGCCTGGCCTTTCCGCGCGGGAAGCGGCACGACGACGCGGCGGTCGTCTACGCGGAGTGGTGA
- a CDS encoding nitrate- and nitrite sensing domain-containing protein, translating into MRAPVQKMRPRRKGKQTAPEGATPGATTPTEHVPERTATDASAPDAAAPPADKPPTARVRNRLIVAVAVVAAAIAGAGAPAVLAASADLNDTQNLVTLAEQTQQAVSLGHSLADERDEVTSFIAAGRPQDKGLSQSRSARVDRQIDELRGADAPAGLRGDLADIAAVRRAALTGKSTALEAHEAYTKVIAELHGLSRDLAEKLPSEANQGALALADLDHAVEQAAAARGLLLAALALPRPTGTSTVDPVTGLPTTVTEESSDDAERRDELSTAAQQARVRELAALADFRDAASDPARAAYESTVTGPEVGAAEKYLERLTDEPKLSAAERRYDRKKVDAALSARIETMRGAESALGVERTKHLAQLRDDDVTALEIRIALVGVCLLVAVGVAMGTARSLTRPLAVLRLGSARLATEPAPQEPIRFTGRDDEFAQVVRSVNALHGHAAALTERLATLEADRKHLVGQRQSMADERAALREELAEASAHLERVRQSIHGTFVNLALRTLGLVERQLAVIEHLEDREQDPDRLATLFKLDHLATVMRRHSENLLVLAGAEHGHQHPGAVPLVDVVRAAVSEIERYERVRIATLPPHTHVAGFAADDISHLAAELLENATSFSPPDSSVEVSGWLLENGEVMLSVQDEGIGVTQDRMRELNARLADFDPDDAYDQESGEGLGLGLYVVARLAARHGARVRLRDQKQGGVAAVVVLPEGILAKAPSQAAVVTPPRAGEPLTHLPGSEAEANSNVLPGRLAGAPGEDPLIAAAERTLETELPSPSPEPSSEPDPEPSSDPDPEPSSGPDPEPSREPAPEPSPSPSPETTMELVAPPAPEETAPDPQPDSEPEAEPEAETDSKPAPEPDAEPAPPKWERVTDKGLPKRTPKITAPAAAAPKPRTGSVDAESLRRRLGNFHQGAISGRRDVEAEISGDDPGDEKNVRAADVMGDPVEEASS; encoded by the coding sequence ATGCGAGCACCGGTGCAGAAGATGCGGCCTCGGCGCAAAGGCAAGCAGACGGCCCCGGAAGGGGCCACGCCGGGCGCGACGACTCCAACCGAGCATGTGCCGGAGCGCACGGCCACGGACGCCTCCGCGCCCGACGCCGCGGCGCCGCCGGCCGACAAGCCGCCCACCGCGCGCGTGCGCAATCGGCTGATCGTCGCCGTCGCGGTCGTGGCCGCCGCCATCGCGGGCGCGGGCGCCCCCGCCGTCCTCGCCGCGTCCGCCGACCTGAACGACACGCAGAACCTGGTCACCCTCGCCGAACAGACCCAGCAGGCGGTCTCCCTCGGCCACTCGCTCGCCGACGAGCGGGACGAGGTCACCTCCTTCATCGCCGCCGGGCGTCCGCAGGACAAGGGCCTCTCGCAGAGCCGCAGCGCCCGCGTGGACCGGCAGATCGACGAGCTCCGCGGCGCCGACGCGCCCGCCGGACTGCGCGGCGACCTCGCCGACATCGCCGCCGTGCGCAGAGCGGCGCTCACCGGCAAGAGCACCGCTCTCGAAGCCCACGAGGCGTACACCAAGGTCATCGCCGAACTGCACGGCCTCTCCCGGGACCTGGCCGAGAAGCTGCCCTCCGAGGCCAACCAGGGCGCCCTCGCCCTCGCCGACCTCGACCACGCCGTCGAACAGGCCGCCGCCGCCCGCGGCCTCCTGCTCGCCGCCCTCGCCCTGCCCCGCCCCACCGGCACCTCCACCGTCGACCCGGTCACCGGCCTGCCGACCACCGTCACCGAGGAGTCGTCCGACGACGCCGAGCGGCGCGACGAGCTCAGCACCGCCGCCCAGCAGGCCCGCGTCCGCGAGCTGGCCGCCCTCGCCGACTTCCGCGACGCGGCGAGCGACCCGGCCCGCGCCGCCTACGAGTCGACCGTCACCGGCCCCGAGGTCGGCGCCGCCGAGAAGTACCTCGAACGCCTCACCGACGAGCCGAAGCTCTCCGCCGCCGAGCGGCGCTACGACCGCAAGAAGGTCGACGCCGCGCTCTCCGCCCGCATCGAGACGATGCGCGGCGCCGAGTCCGCGCTCGGCGTCGAGCGCACCAAGCACCTCGCCCAGCTGCGCGACGACGACGTCACGGCGCTGGAGATCCGGATCGCCCTCGTCGGCGTCTGTCTGCTCGTCGCCGTCGGCGTCGCCATGGGCACGGCCCGCTCGCTGACCCGCCCGCTCGCCGTCCTGCGCCTCGGCTCGGCCCGCCTCGCCACCGAGCCCGCGCCCCAGGAGCCGATCCGCTTCACCGGCCGCGACGACGAGTTCGCCCAGGTCGTACGCTCCGTCAACGCCCTGCACGGCCACGCGGCCGCCCTCACCGAGCGCCTCGCCACCCTCGAAGCGGACCGCAAGCACCTCGTCGGGCAGCGCCAGTCCATGGCCGACGAGCGCGCGGCGCTGCGCGAGGAGCTCGCCGAGGCCTCCGCGCACCTGGAGCGGGTGCGCCAGTCCATCCACGGCACCTTCGTCAACCTCGCCCTGCGCACGCTCGGCCTGGTGGAGCGCCAGCTCGCCGTCATCGAGCACCTGGAGGACCGCGAGCAGGACCCGGACCGCCTCGCCACGCTCTTCAAGCTCGACCACCTCGCCACCGTCATGCGGCGGCACAGCGAGAACCTCCTGGTCCTCGCCGGCGCGGAACACGGCCACCAGCACCCCGGCGCCGTCCCGCTCGTCGACGTGGTGCGCGCGGCCGTCTCCGAGATCGAGCGGTACGAACGCGTCCGCATCGCCACGCTGCCGCCGCACACGCACGTCGCGGGCTTCGCCGCGGACGACATCAGCCACCTCGCCGCCGAACTCCTGGAGAACGCGACGTCGTTCTCGCCGCCGGACTCCTCCGTGGAGGTCTCCGGCTGGCTCCTGGAGAACGGCGAGGTCATGCTCTCCGTCCAGGACGAGGGCATCGGGGTCACGCAGGACCGGATGCGGGAACTCAACGCCCGCCTCGCCGACTTCGATCCCGACGACGCGTACGACCAGGAGAGCGGGGAGGGCCTCGGGCTCGGTCTGTACGTCGTCGCGAGGCTCGCCGCCCGGCACGGGGCGCGGGTGCGGCTGCGGGACCAGAAGCAGGGCGGGGTCGCGGCGGTCGTCGTACTGCCCGAGGGCATCCTCGCAAAGGCGCCCTCGCAGGCCGCTGTGGTCACGCCGCCGCGCGCGGGGGAGCCGCTGACCCATCTGCCGGGATCGGAGGCGGAGGCCAACTCCAACGTGCTTCCGGGTCGGCTGGCCGGCGCGCCCGGCGAGGACCCGCTGATCGCGGCGGCCGAGCGGACGCTGGAGACAGAGCTGCCTTCGCCGTCCCCGGAGCCGTCCTCCGAGCCGGACCCGGAGCCGTCCTCCGACCCGGACCCCGAGCCGTCTTCCGGGCCGGACCCCGAGCCTTCCCGCGAGCCCGCTCCCGAGCCGTCGCCGTCCCCGTCGCCGGAGACGACCATGGAGCTCGTGGCACCCCCGGCGCCGGAGGAGACCGCACCGGACCCGCAGCCGGACTCCGAGCCCGAGGCCGAGCCCGAAGCCGAGACCGACTCAAAGCCCGCGCCCGAGCCGGACGCCGAACCCGCGCCCCCCAAGTGGGAGCGCGTCACCGACAAGGGACTGCCCAAGCGCACCCCGAAGATCACCGCCCCCGCGGCCGCCGCGCCCAAGCCGCGCACCGGCTCCGTGGACGCCGAATCGCTCCGGCGCCGCCTCGGCAACTTCCACCAGGGCGCGATCAGCGGCCGACGGGACGTGGAGGCCGAGATCTCGGGTGATGACCCGGGTGATGAAAAGAACGTACGAGCCGCAGACGTAATGGGGGACCCAGTCGAGGAGGCAAGCAGTTGA